The genomic DNA CTGCAGTTGACAGTTATCAGTCAGATACCGGAGCAGTTTGATGAGCAGTTCACCACTTAAGAATCGCAATAACCTGTCCAGGGAAACCCGGCCACCGCTTTGACACACACGGGTTTATCACGATTTCGTTGAGTTTCAACGTCAGGCGTATTAGACTTGAGATGCGCGCTTTTCTTTCCTCTTTTCTGGTAGTAATGCAACAACCGGAATTTAGAGAGAGATGGCGTCATGGCAAGGATTTCTGGGGTTTGGGTACCCACTGATTCTTGTGAGGATCCGTTTCTGAGCAGATGAGGCTTCGCATGGAGATTGTCATAGTGACGGGGATGTCTGGCGCGGGAAAGACGCTGGCTCTCAAATGTCTCGAGGATCTTGACTATTACGCCATAGACAATCTTCCCGCTTCTCTTTTGACGAACGTTGTAGAGACAGGGCGGATGTCCGACAAGAACATCAAGAAGCTGGCGGTTGTAATGGACGTCCGTGGCGGCGTTGTTTTTACCGAACTGCTGGCCGCGCTGGAGAGCCTCGAGTCGACGCCGTACACAATCATTTTCTTAGACGCTCCCGACGAAGTGCTGTTGCGCCGGTTCTCGGAGACGCGCCGCATACATCCGTTGCAAAGCGAAGGCATTGGCGTGGCGAGCATGATAGCTTCGGAGCGGAAATTGCTGAACTCGTTGAGGGAGCGGTCGGATATCGTGATAGATACCGGCGGCATCAACGTTCACGAGCTCCAGAACAGGATACAAGAAGTTGTTGGGGAACGTGGCAATGAAAAGAAAACAAAAATATCGCTGATGTCTTTTGGGTACAAGCATGGTCATCCTCTCGACGCCGACATCATTTTCGACGTGCGGTTTCTGCCGAATCCCTTCTGGGTACAGGATTTGCGCGATCTGAAAGGCGACGACAGGCGTGTCAAAAAATATGTGCTGGATCGTCCCGGCGCACATGAGTTTATCGACAGGTTCAAGGGCCTCATTGAATTCATCCTGCCGGGCTATCAGCGGGAGCGCAGGCCGTACCTGTCGATCGGGATCGGATGCACCGGCGGCAGGCATAGATCGGTTGTAATAGCAACCGAGCTTTCCCGCCTTTTTGCCAGGGAGGGACACGCGATAATGGTTTCACATCGGGACATCGACAGGTAGAGATGAGTAGCGTCCATCGCGTCAAAGAGGAACTTTGCCGTCGAAGATCCGGCAGGCGTTGCTGCCAGGTGGCGGAGCTTTCGGCCCTCCTTCATATGGATGGCGTGTATGCGATCAGGGGTCAGACGGGACACGCGCTGGCGACCGAATCGTCTGGTGTCTATACCGCCCGAAAAATATACACGCTTATTCATGCCCTGTTCGAGCTGGACACATCGCTTGTGAAGGTGACAAGGAGATCGCCCCGGCGCGGCGCGATCTATCGCCTCGAACTGCCGGATCAACCAGGGTTTCAGCAGGCGCTCCACGAAATCGGGATTCTGGGAACTGGCCTCTCTCCCGAGCTCGTGGTGCCGCGCCGGCTTACGAAAAACGATTGTTGCGCGGCGTCCGCGCTTCGTGGCGCTTTTCTTGGTGGTGGATACGTAAGCGAGCCATACGGCCCGGCCGACCTGGAAATCCAGTTCTCGACGAGAGAGGCGGCCGCCTCTCTCGAGAAGTTGTTCCGGCGAAGAGGCTTCGAGCCCGGCAATCGCCGTCGGCGAGGACAGTCGGTGCTTTATCTAAAACGACGCAAGCAAATATCGAATTTTTTGGCTATCACGGGCGCGCACAGCGCGCATCTCGAGTGGGAGAGCCGCACTATCATGAACGCAACCAGAAACTCCGTAAACCGTAAAGTCAATTGCGACGCGGCGAACGCGCGCAGGCTTTCCGTGGCGTCTTCGCGTCAGAGAGAGACGTGTGCCGCTCTGAGCGCCACGAAGATGCTTGATGACGCTTCCCCTGAGTTGCGGGAGATCGCGGAACTGAGGATGAAGTATCCGCACGCTTCGTTGGCTGAACTGGCCCGGCTCGCCGATCCACAGGTATCGAAAGCGGTCGTTCAAGGAAGGATGCGAAAGCTCGAGTCCCTCATTGACCCCTGACGTCTACCGCTTTAGCGGTAGACGGAGAGGTAGACGGTGCCTGACCCCTGGCGTTGACCCCTGGCGTTGAGAGGCCTCATGTGGAAGTACTGCTATAATAATTAACACAACGGTAATCGTGAATTCACGTGAAAGGAGCGCATGAGATGGCAATCAAAGTAGGAATAAATGGCTTCGGGCGGATCGGCAGGCTGGTGACCCGCGCCGCGATATCCAATCCGGATATCGAAATTGTAGCGGTAAACGACCTTGCCGATCTCGAGGTGTTGAGGCACCTGTTTCTGTACGACTCTATCCACGGAACATATCGCGGAGAGGTCGAGGCCGGCGCCGACGGAGCGCTTGTTGTCGATGGAAAACCGATCAAAGTTCTCTGTGAGCGCGACCCCGAGAAGTTGCCGTGGAAAGAGCTTGGTGTCGAGATCGTGGTTGAATCGACAGGGCTATTCACCAAACGCGACAGGGCGGCAAGTCACCTGTCGGCCGGGGCAAAAAAAGTGATCATCTCGGCGCCCGCGACCGACCCGGACATAACCATGGTTCTGGGCGTCAACGAGGATATGTACGACAAGGACAAGCACGACATCATATCCAACGCTTCCTGCACGACAAACGCGCTCGTGCCGGTGGTGAAAGTGCTCATGGACAGCTTCGGCTTCGAGCGTGGCTTCATGACGACCATACACGCTTATACCAACGATCAAGTTATTCTTGACGCCCCGCACAAAGACCTCAGGCGCAGCCGGGCGGCGGCGATGTCGATTATTCCAACGTCAACAGGCGCCGCACGGGCCACAGGGCTTGTGCTTCCTGAGCTCAAAGGTAAACTCGACGGGTGCGCGATGAGAGTTCCCACCTTCGACGGGTCGGTTGTCGACCTTGTAGCGGAGCTGGGACGCGAGGTGACAAAGGAAGAGTTGAACGATGCTGTCAGGGCGGCGGCGGACAAGGGGCGCTTCAAGGGCATCCTCGGGTACACAGAGGATCCGATCGTCTCGATGGATGTCGTGAGGAGCGCGTACTCGTCATTGTTCGACGCGCAATCCACGATGGCAATGGGCAATCTCGCGAAAGTGCTCACGTGGTACGACAACGAATGGGGATACTCGAACCGCGTTGTTGACCTGATCAAGTTTGTCATGGCATAGGAGAAGAGCTTGATGCTGTACCCGCCGAAGAAGACCATTCGCGATATAGATGTCTCCGGAAAGAAAGCGCTCGTGCGTGTCGATTTCAACGTTCCACTCGACATCAAGAGAAACGTGGTGGACGACACCCGCATCAGGGGAGCGTTGCCCACGATCAACTACCTGCTCGATCACGGCGCCCACCCGATCCTCATGTCGCATCTCGGGAGGCCCAGGGGAAAGATCGTTGAGAGCCTTCGCATGGCGCCTGTCGGCAAGCGCCTGTCGGAGTTGCTGGGGCGCCAGGTTGTCAGCCTCAAGGAAAGCGTTGGCCCCAGGGTCATCCAATCTATCAAAGAGAACGAAGACGCTATAATCCTGCTCGAAAACCTGCGCTTTTATCCGGGAGAGCGAGAGAACCTGCCCAATTTCTCGAAACACCTAGCGCAACTCGCGGACGTATACGTTAACGACGCTTTTGGCGCCTGTCATCGCGCTCACGCCTCGATCACAGGCGTCACGCGGTACCTGCCCGCCGTCATGGGCCTGCTCATGGAAAAGGAATTGGAGACGCTTGGCAACCTGATGGAGGATCCGGAGAGGCCTTTCGTGGTGGTTCTCGGTGGCAACAAGATCTCAGACAAACTCGGTGTCATCAACAGCTTTCTCGATATCGCGGACTTTATTCTAACTGGCGGAGGCCTGTGTTTTACCGTTATCAAGAGCATGGGGCTTGGGACAGGCCAGTCCGTGATAGAGGTTGACCAGATACATCAGATTGCCATGACCATGAAGAGGGCGCGCAAGAAAGGCTCGAGGATCGTTGTTCCAGTCGACTTCGTGGTGGCGGACAGATTTGACAGGAACGCGAACTTCAAGGTCGTGCCCACAGAGGCTATCCCGTCCGATTGGATGGGATTGGATATCGGTCCCAGAACCGTAGAGAAGTATCGCGTGATCCTGAAAGAGGCGAAGACGATTTTCTGGAACGGGCCGATGGGAGTCTTCGAGTGGCCATCCTTCGCGAATGGGACAAAGAGCATCGCCGAGTGCATAGCCTGCGCGAGCGCCGTCACAGTGGTCGGAGGTGGCGATTCGGACGCGGCACTGCGCCAGTACGGGCTAGAGGACAAGATGGACTTTGTCTCTACGGGTGGCGGCGCGGCGATGAGGCTGTTGGAAGGAAAGAAGCTTCCGGCGGTAGAAGTGCTGGCCGACAAGTAGGGAGGAAGAATTGAGAAAACCCATCATCGCGGGGAACTGGAAGATGAACCTGCTTTCCCGGCAGGGTGCGACGCTCATCTGTGACCTGTGGGAAGAGATCGCTGGCTACGACGCCGTCGAAGTGGTGGTGTGTCCGCCGTTCGTGGATATTCCGGAAGCGTCGAAGGTGATCGAGGCCGGGGAAATGGCGTTAGGGCTTGGCGCTCAGAACATGCACTGGGAGGACTCGGGCGCGTACACCGGCGAGGTTTCGCCGGAAATGCTCCTGGATCTTGGTGTTGGATATGTCATTATCGGGCACTCGGAGCGGCGTCAGTACTTTGGTGAAACCGACCAGGGGGTCAACCGCAAAGTCATATCAGCGATAGAACATGGGATTACGCCTATCATGTGCTGTGGCGAGACGTTAAAGCAGCGTGAAGCGGGCGAGACTGACGACATCGTGACAAACCAGGTGAAGCGTGGTTTGTTCCAATTGGAGCGTGAACAGGCGCTGAATGTGGTAATCGCTTACGAGCCTGTATGGGCGATTGGAACTGGCAAGGCCGCTACGGCATCGGATGCCGATGATGTTTGCGCTACTGTTCGAAGAACGGTTGCCGGGATGTACGATCAGGATCTGGCGGACCGTCAACGCATACAGTACGGCGGTAGTGTGAAGCCATCAAATGTGGATGAACTCATGGCCATGCCCAACATAGATGGAGCGCTCGTGGGCGGGGTCAGTTTGAACGCCGCCGACTTCGCCAGGCTCGTGAGGTTTACTTGACGGTACCGCGTCCGTTTATCCTCATGATCTTAGACGGCTGGGGCCTCGGCAAGCCGGATAGAGCCAACGCTATCGCGCGCGCGTCGACGCCGGTGATGCATGAACTGATGAGCAAGTACCCGTGGACGGCTCTCGAATCATCGGGCGAGGCGGTCGGGCTCCCGCCGGGGCAGATGGGCAACTCAGAGGTTGGGCACCTGAACATCGGCGCTGGCAGGGTTGTGCGGCAGGAGTATCAGCGAATCGACGGGGCTTTGCGCGACGGGTCGTTCCGCGAGAACAGGGAGTTGCTGGGGGCGATCAAGCACGCGAGCGTATCCGGCGGAACAGTTCATCTCATGGGGCTTTTGTCGGATGGGGGCGTTCACAGTCACATCAAGCACCTTTTCGCGCTCATTGACATGGCGCGCGAGGCGGGACTTTCTCACGTTGTCACACACGCGTTCCTCGACGGTCGTGACGTGCCGCCCAGAAGCGCGCTCGAGTACGTGAACGAGCTCGACAGGCACACGGGCGACGGAATAGGCCGTCTCCGCACTATTGCCGGCCGTTACTATGCGATGGATCGCGACAACCGGTGGGAAAGGACTGCGCTGGCATACGATGCGATAGTTCACGCGCGCGCCCCTCGTGTTTCCTCGGCCACGGAGGCGGTAGAGATGTCATACGCGGATGGCATAAACGACGAGTTTCTCGTTCCGCGAGTGGTTGGCCAACCAACTCCCATGTCTTCTGACGACTCGGTGATTTTTTTCAACTTCCGGCCGGACAGGCCGAGGCAACTGGTCCGCGCGCTCGGGAGCAGGAGTTGCAACAGCTTTGACAGGGGAGAAGCTGAATTTCCCTATCTGGTTACTATGACCGAGTACGATGACCGTATCGACGCCCGTGTCGCATTCCCACCGGAACCGGTAACAGGAACACTCGCGGATGCGCTCGCGGAGCACGGCAAGAGGCAGTTGCGTATCGCGGAGACGGAGAAATACGCGCACGTCACCTATTTTTTCAACGGCGGCGTAGAAACTCCAAAGATCGGAGAAGACAGGGTGCTGGTTCCATCGCCCGGGGTCACCACATACGACAAGAAGCCGGAGATGAGCGCCTTCGAGGTCGCGGACGAGACGGTTAGACGTGTCGAAAGCGGCGTCTATGATTTTATCGTGTTGAATTTCGCGAACTGTGACATGGTGGGGCATACCGGTTTCATGGAAAGGACAATCAAGGCGGTCGAGACGGTTGACGAATGCGTGGGAAAGGTGATGGATGCGGTCTTTGAGGCAGGTGGCGCGGGATTTGTGACTGCGGATCACGGAAACGCCGATCATATGCTCGAACACGGCCAAGTGTGTACCGCCCACTCCACATCCCCGGTGCCGTTTATCAACTGTACTCCTTCGATGCGATCCCTGCGCGAAGGCGGCGCGCTCTGTGACATTGCTCCGACCGTGCTCGAGATACTGGGGTTGCCGGTGCCGGTGGAAATGACAGGGGTTTCACTGTTCAAACGTTGACGTTGCGCATTTGTTCGGTTAACTCTACAATCTACCCACATGAACATATTAAAAGTGGTCGTACTGGTAATCCATATAGCGGTGTCGATAGGCCTTGTGGTTTCGGTTCTGCTTCATACTGGCAGTGGAGGTGGGCTTTCCAGTCTTCTGGGAGGAGCGAGCGGAGGGCTTTTTTCGGGCACCTCCATAGTAGAGAAGAACCTGGATCGCATCACCATCGTGCTGGGCGTTGTCTTCGGAACGACGACCCTTTTTCTTGTATGGACGCTAGCGCCAAAGTAAAAATACAACCGCATAATGCATAATGGGGTCAAACCAAAATATGCGTTTTGTAACAGATAGATGATGGGAGCGCCCATAAAAACGCATATTTTGGTTTGACCCCATTATGCGTATTAGGAATTGCGTGTCGGGATAATTTTGTGTTATTCTGACCTCGAACTTGAGAGCGCTCTTTATGAGTGGGCGAGATAGCCCACTTTTTATTTACAGTAGCGCTTTGTTGGAGGTAAAACCGTGACCGGGGAAAACCTTGGCGAGAGAGTGATGGATGTGACCCGTGACCTCATGCGAGGGCTTTCATGCGTTGTGGTGGATGTCGGTGTTGTGCGACAGAACGATTGCGTCCACCTGCAGATTGCGATAGACAAAGATGGTGGCGTCAATCTTGATGATTGCGCGAAGGCGAGCGAACTTATCTCTTTAGTGCTGGAGCGTGAGAGCGTGATGGCTGAGCCTTACGTGATCGAAGTGATGAGCCCGGGAATCGAGATGCCGTTAGACAAGCCTGAAAGTTACGCCCGAAACGTGGGAAAAAGAATTAGGCTTAACCTTCGCCAGCCTTACGAGGGAACGCGGAGTTTGTGTGGATTCCTGAGGGATGCAGGAGATGGATCGATAAAACTCGAGGTGGGACAGGAGAGTATGGAGCTCAGTTACGAGAGCATCTCTTCGGCCCGCCTGGATCCGGAGCTACCGTGGTAGATAGCGTGATTGGTGGACGTCAACGTGTGCTGTAAAAGGCAATAGCATCGATGTTCGAATGCCAGGATATCTATAGGACGGAACACAAGGAAGTGTTGTCAGGTGAAGTTCAAACTGATGGACGTGTTAAAGCAGATAGAGAGGGAGAAGAGGCTACCTGCGGAAACAGTCCTGGAAGCGCTGAAAGACGCTCTGCTGGCCGCGTACAGAAAAAACTATAGTGATGATGCCGAAGAGGAAATTGACGGCCACATCGAAATAGATTCTGAAAGTGACGATATTCGGGTCTTTGAGGCCCGCCTGAATGCGAAAGGCGAACCCGAGGATGTAGATGTGACTCCTGAGAACTTCGGCAGGATAGCGGCACAGACCGCCAAGCAAGTAATAATCCAACGCATCCGCGAGGCGGAGCGTGATCTGATGTTCGATGAGTATCACGGTCGAGAAGGTGATATCGTCACAGGTATTGTCCAGCAAAGCGACCAACGATACACGCTAATAGACCTTGGCAAGGTCGAGGCGCTTTTGCCGCAAAGCGAGCAGATTCGCGCGGAGCGCTACGAGCATGGGGCAAGAGTAAAGGTGTATATCGTGGACGTCCGGAGAACCAGCAAGGGCCCACAGATCATGGTGTCGCGAACCCACCCGGGGTTGTTGAAGCGCTTGTTCGAGCTCGAGGTGCCGGAAATCTACGATGGAATTGTCGAAATCAAGGCGGTGGCCAGGGAGGGCGGACAGCGGTCGAAGGTAGCGGTATCTTCAAACGACTCTAACGTGGATCCGGTCGGAGCGTGTGTAGGCGCCAACGGATCAAGGGTGCGCATGATAGTAAGCGAGCTTCGTGGCGAGAAGATCGACATAATCGAATGGAGCGAAAACCCCGCCGAGTTCGTGGCTAACGCGATAAGCCCGGCGAAGGTCAGGGAGGTTATCGTCAATCCTGGCAGCCTGACCGCTGAAGTCGTTGTTCCGGATCACCAGTTGTCGCTCGCTATCGGTAAAGAAGGACAGAATGCGCGGCTTGCTGCAAAGCTTACGGGCTGGCGCATCGACATACTTTCAGAAACGCAAGCCAGAGAGGCGGCTATCCGGGACGAGAATGAGCCATCCGGTGACATTGTCGAGGAAGAAGTGTCGCACTGTCGCGCGATTACAGCATCCGGACACAGGTGCAAGAACAACGCAAGGCCTGGATCGGAATTCTGTGGCATGCCCGCTCACCGGAAAATGGGGGAGATGATAGAAGCTGGCACGGTTACGGTCCAGGAGGTTGCTCCTCTGGAGGAAGAAGCGAAGCCCGCGGTCGCGATCGCCGTTGCCGATGAGCAAGCAGCGGATAATGCCGAATTGGGAAACTGCTGCGACGAGGGCATGGCAGTGCCGGAAGTCGACAAGAAAGAAGAGTCGGCAATCGGGGCGATCGAGGATGAAGCTGACGGAGGTGCGTGACATTGAAAATATCCATCCGGACATGTGTCGGGTGTGATGGAAAAAAGCCCAAGAGTCAGATGATAAGAGTTGGCGTTGACAGTGGATGGATGGTATCGCGCGGGAATGTCAAAATGAAGGGAAGGGGCGCTTACGTATGTCCCAACGGGGAATGCATTGATCGGGCGAGGCGGCAAGACAAAATAAGCAGGTCTCTCAAGACATGCGCGCCCGCGCGTATATTTGAGGAGATCGAGTCGTTTTCGAGGGGGATCGCATAGACATTGGCCAGTGCCATCAGAGTTCATGAACTCGCAACTGAATTAAGGAAATCCAACAGAGAAGTTTCAGATCGGCTGAAGAAAATGAAGATTCCGATCAAGACAAATCTGTCGTCTGTTACCCAGGAGGACGCTAACAAGGTAAGAGTTTCTTTCAATCGTGAGCCTGTGAAAATCGAGAAGCCCAAAAAGAAGCCGAAAAAAAAAGCTCCCGCCGCGAAGAAAGCGGTCAAGCCCGAGGCGAAAGCTCCCGCCGTTAAGAAACCTGCAAAGCCGGCAAAAAAAACTCCCGCCGCGAAGAAAGCGGTCAAGCCCGAGGCGAAAGCTCCCGCCGTTAAGAAACCTGCAAAGCCGGCAAAAAAAACTCATGCCGTGAAGAAGGCGGTTAGGCCTGAAGCAAAAGCTCCCGCTTCTAAGAAAGTGGCAAAGCCGGCAAAAAAAACTCCCGCGGCAAAGAAACCCGCAGCGAAGAAGGCGATTAAGCCTGAGGCGAAAGCTCCCGCGGCAAAGAAACAGGCAAAGCCGGCAAAAAAAGCTCCCGCCGCTAAGAAGCCTGAAAAGCCGTTTACGCCTGTTGCCAGAAAGGCAGTGGCGCCGCCATCGAAGACGACGGCTGTGGCTGCCGCGAGACAGAGACCACAATCGGGAACTCTTCCACGCGGCAGACATCAAGAGGCCGCATCAAGGGAAGCCAGAGCGGTTCCACCGCCGACCCCTTCGCAGCAGCGACCCGCTCAAAAACAGAAAGAAAAGCAGGCATTGCGCGTTGCGCCGGCCGCGAAAAAAACGTTCGGTCGAGGCGCGCCGGGAGAGCGCAAGCTCTACAAGTATGTACCTCGAGGGCGTCGCGCCGCGCCGCGCGCGAAGTCGGCGCCGACAACTGTTGCCGCCAAACTACTTCGAGTGTCTTCAGGAATTACAGTAAAGGATTTCGCACAGAAAGCCGGTCTGACACCTGCCGCGGTTATCAGGAAAATAATGTCGTTTGGAGAGATGCTCACGGTCAATCAGGCAATATCGGACGATGCGCTCAAGTTGCTTTCAGATGATCTGGACATAGAAATCAAAGTCAAGCCGCAGAGAGTGGACGAGTTCGAGGAGATTGTGGAAAATCCGGAGGAGCTCGAGCCGAAGCCGCCTGTCGTCACCGTGATGGGGCACGTGGATCACGGGAAAACGCTCCTTCTCGACACCATTCGCAAAACGGACGTGGTCTCGAGCGAGCACGGGGGCATTACGCAACACATCGGCGCTTATCAAGTGTCGTTTCACGGCAAGCCCATTACGTTCATCGACACGCCCGGGCACGAATCGTTTACGTCGATGAGGGCTCGCGGCGCGCGGATAACCGATATCGCTGTCCTCGTTGTGGCGGCCGACGATGGGGTCATGCCGCAAACGATTGAGGCTCTGAACCACGCCCTGGAAGCGGAAGTTCCGATCATCGTCGCTGTCAACAAGATCGACAAGCCGGAAGCGGATCCGGTCAGGGTGCGTCAGCAGTTGTCCGAGAAAGGCCTGCTGCCTGAGGAGTGGGGTGGCGAGACGGTGTTCGCAGATGTAAGCGCTAAAGCAGGCGATAACATCGAGAATCTCGTCGAGATGATTTTGCTTGTGGCGGAACTCCAGGAATTGAAGGCAAACCCCGCCGCGCGCGCGAGCGGTGTGGTAATTGAGGCAAATCTCGACCGGGCCCGCGGGCCGGTGGCGACAGTGCTCGTTCAGCGGGGAACCGCCAGGATCGGTGACGTGGTCGTGCTCGGGACGGAATGGGGAAAAATACGCGCTATGTTCGACGATAAAGGCAACGCCGTCGAGGAGGCGAAGCCGGCTATGCCGGTTGAGCTTTTCGGGATGTCAAGCGTTCCAATGGCCAGTGACGAGTTCAGGGTTGTGGAAGACGAAAAGAGAGCTCGCCAGATCGTGGATAAGCGACGGATGAATAGAAAGGCGCGTGAGCAAGGCGGGCCGAGACACATTTCGCTGGAGAATCTTTTTGACCGTATAAAAGAGGGGGAACTCAAGGAACTGAAAGTTGTGCTCAAAGCCGACACTCAAGGCTCCCTGGAGGCGACCGTGGAGTCGCTTGAAAAACTCCCGAAGGAAGAGGTAAAGCTCCATGTTATCCACAGAGGCGTGGGGGGCATTACCGAGACAGACATCATGCTGGCCGCGGCGAGCGACGCCATAGTGCTCGGGTTCAACGTAAGGCCGGATATCAAGGCCGCAAAGGCCGCCGAGCTCGAAGAGGTCGAGACAAGGACATACCAGGTTATTTACAAATTGATCGAGGACATGGAGTCCGCGCTTATAGGCATGCTCGCGCCGGTATATGTCGAGGAAGTAACCAGTCGCCTGGAAGTCAGGCAGGTATTCAGGATTCCGGGAAGCGGAACTGTGGCAGGCTCATATGTGCTTGAAGGTGAGATCCCGCGCAACTCGCGCTTGAGAGTCGTTCGGGACGGTGTAGTCGTACACGATGGCAAGGTCGATTCGTTGCGAAGGTTCAAGGATGATGTCAAGTCAGTCACCACCGGGTTCGAGTGCGGCGTCGGAGTCGAGGGCTTTAATGACATCAAGGAAGGCGACATCCTCGAAGTGTACGAGATGCGTGAAATCCCCAGGTAATGAAAACGCATAATGGGGTCAAACCAAAATATGCGTTTTGCAACAGATAAATGATGGGAGCGCCCATAAATTATGCGTTTTCAAGCAAGGCGAGGGATATTTTTGTCCAGAAGATTGAGCAGGGTAGAGGAGGCATGCAAAGAGGTGCTCTCCGAACTGTTGCAGCGGGAAGTGAAAGATCCGCGCGTAGGTTTTGTGACCATCACAGCGGTGAAGGTGTCCGCCGACTTGAGACACGCCAGGGTCTATGTGAGCGTTCTTGGAACTGAGGATGAAGTCGAAAAGTCTCTTGCGGGGCTGGAGAGCGCGCGCGGATACATGCGCTCAGGGATCGGGAAACACCTGCGCCTGAAATATCTGCCCGAGATAGAGATCGTTCATGAAAACATCGCCCAGGAGGCGGTGCGCCTCTCGGCGATAATGAAAAGACTGTCGAAAGAAATGGAGGAGAGGGGCGACGTCGAAAACAACTGAGCTCGAAAAGGTTGCCGGCTTCATGAGGAAAAGCCGATCGGCGCTGGTTGTGGGGCATCAGTACCCCGACGGCGATGCGATAGGTTCTGTGCTGGGGCTCAGTCTCATGTTGCGAGCTTCGGGGTACGCAGTCGAGGCAAGCTGGCCTGAGCCCTTTGAGATTCCGGTGAAATACTCGTTCCTGCCGGGGATGGATATCCTGGCGCAGCCCGACAGATTGACAGTAAAAGATCCCGTCATTTTCGCCATGGATTGCGCGAACGCCGGCAGGATGGAGGAGCTGAAGGAACGCGCACTGCAAGGGCCGCTTGT from Candidatus Anoxymicrobium japonicum includes the following:
- a CDS encoding RNase adapter RapZ, which codes for MRLRMEIVIVTGMSGAGKTLALKCLEDLDYYAIDNLPASLLTNVVETGRMSDKNIKKLAVVMDVRGGVVFTELLAALESLESTPYTIIFLDAPDEVLLRRFSETRRIHPLQSEGIGVASMIASERKLLNSLRERSDIVIDTGGINVHELQNRIQEVVGERGNEKKTKISLMSFGYKHGHPLDADIIFDVRFLPNPFWVQDLRDLKGDDRRVKKYVLDRPGAHEFIDRFKGLIEFILPGYQRERRPYLSIGIGCTGGRHRSVVIATELSRLFAREGHAIMVSHRDIDR
- the whiA gene encoding DNA-binding protein WhiA; the encoded protein is MSSVHRVKEELCRRRSGRRCCQVAELSALLHMDGVYAIRGQTGHALATESSGVYTARKIYTLIHALFELDTSLVKVTRRSPRRGAIYRLELPDQPGFQQALHEIGILGTGLSPELVVPRRLTKNDCCAASALRGAFLGGGYVSEPYGPADLEIQFSTREAAASLEKLFRRRGFEPGNRRRRGQSVLYLKRRKQISNFLAITGAHSAHLEWESRTIMNATRNSVNRKVNCDAANARRLSVASSRQRETCAALSATKMLDDASPELREIAELRMKYPHASLAELARLADPQVSKAVVQGRMRKLESLIDP
- the gap gene encoding type I glyceraldehyde-3-phosphate dehydrogenase — its product is MAIKVGINGFGRIGRLVTRAAISNPDIEIVAVNDLADLEVLRHLFLYDSIHGTYRGEVEAGADGALVVDGKPIKVLCERDPEKLPWKELGVEIVVESTGLFTKRDRAASHLSAGAKKVIISAPATDPDITMVLGVNEDMYDKDKHDIISNASCTTNALVPVVKVLMDSFGFERGFMTTIHAYTNDQVILDAPHKDLRRSRAAAMSIIPTSTGAARATGLVLPELKGKLDGCAMRVPTFDGSVVDLVAELGREVTKEELNDAVRAAADKGRFKGILGYTEDPIVSMDVVRSAYSSLFDAQSTMAMGNLAKVLTWYDNEWGYSNRVVDLIKFVMA
- the pgk gene encoding phosphoglycerate kinase is translated as MLYPPKKTIRDIDVSGKKALVRVDFNVPLDIKRNVVDDTRIRGALPTINYLLDHGAHPILMSHLGRPRGKIVESLRMAPVGKRLSELLGRQVVSLKESVGPRVIQSIKENEDAIILLENLRFYPGERENLPNFSKHLAQLADVYVNDAFGACHRAHASITGVTRYLPAVMGLLMEKELETLGNLMEDPERPFVVVLGGNKISDKLGVINSFLDIADFILTGGGLCFTVIKSMGLGTGQSVIEVDQIHQIAMTMKRARKKGSRIVVPVDFVVADRFDRNANFKVVPTEAIPSDWMGLDIGPRTVEKYRVILKEAKTIFWNGPMGVFEWPSFANGTKSIAECIACASAVTVVGGGDSDAALRQYGLEDKMDFVSTGGGAAMRLLEGKKLPAVEVLADK
- a CDS encoding triose-phosphate isomerase encodes the protein MRKPIIAGNWKMNLLSRQGATLICDLWEEIAGYDAVEVVVCPPFVDIPEASKVIEAGEMALGLGAQNMHWEDSGAYTGEVSPEMLLDLGVGYVIIGHSERRQYFGETDQGVNRKVISAIEHGITPIMCCGETLKQREAGETDDIVTNQVKRGLFQLEREQALNVVIAYEPVWAIGTGKAATASDADDVCATVRRTVAGMYDQDLADRQRIQYGGSVKPSNVDELMAMPNIDGALVGGVSLNAADFARLVRFT
- a CDS encoding 2,3-bisphosphoglycerate-independent phosphoglycerate mutase (catalyzes the interconversion of 2-phosphoglycerate and 3-phosphoglycerate); translated protein: MTVPRPFILMILDGWGLGKPDRANAIARASTPVMHELMSKYPWTALESSGEAVGLPPGQMGNSEVGHLNIGAGRVVRQEYQRIDGALRDGSFRENRELLGAIKHASVSGGTVHLMGLLSDGGVHSHIKHLFALIDMAREAGLSHVVTHAFLDGRDVPPRSALEYVNELDRHTGDGIGRLRTIAGRYYAMDRDNRWERTALAYDAIVHARAPRVSSATEAVEMSYADGINDEFLVPRVVGQPTPMSSDDSVIFFNFRPDRPRQLVRALGSRSCNSFDRGEAEFPYLVTMTEYDDRIDARVAFPPEPVTGTLADALAEHGKRQLRIAETEKYAHVTYFFNGGVETPKIGEDRVLVPSPGVTTYDKKPEMSAFEVADETVRRVESGVYDFIVLNFANCDMVGHTGFMERTIKAVETVDECVGKVMDAVFEAGGAGFVTADHGNADHMLEHGQVCTAHSTSPVPFINCTPSMRSLREGGALCDIAPTVLEILGLPVPVEMTGVSLFKR
- the secG gene encoding preprotein translocase subunit SecG, coding for MNILKVVVLVIHIAVSIGLVVSVLLHTGSGGGLSSLLGGASGGLFSGTSIVEKNLDRITIVLGVVFGTTTLFLVWTLAPK
- a CDS encoding transcription termination/antitermination protein NusA codes for the protein MKFKLMDVLKQIEREKRLPAETVLEALKDALLAAYRKNYSDDAEEEIDGHIEIDSESDDIRVFEARLNAKGEPEDVDVTPENFGRIAAQTAKQVIIQRIREAERDLMFDEYHGREGDIVTGIVQQSDQRYTLIDLGKVEALLPQSEQIRAERYEHGARVKVYIVDVRRTSKGPQIMVSRTHPGLLKRLFELEVPEIYDGIVEIKAVAREGGQRSKVAVSSNDSNVDPVGACVGANGSRVRMIVSELRGEKIDIIEWSENPAEFVANAISPAKVREVIVNPGSLTAEVVVPDHQLSLAIGKEGQNARLAAKLTGWRIDILSETQAREAAIRDENEPSGDIVEEEVSHCRAITASGHRCKNNARPGSEFCGMPAHRKMGEMIEAGTVTVQEVAPLEEEAKPAVAIAVADEQAADNAELGNCCDEGMAVPEVDKKEESAIGAIEDEADGGA